One window from the genome of Nicotiana tomentosiformis chromosome 5, ASM39032v3, whole genome shotgun sequence encodes:
- the LOC104101694 gene encoding histone H2B-like, whose protein sequence is MAPKAEKKPAEKKPAAEKTPAAEKTPKPKAGKKLPKDSGAAAAGDKKKKRAKKSVETYKIYIFKVLKQVHPDIGISSKAMGIMNSFINDIFEKLAQESSRLARYNKKPTITSREIQTAVRLVLPGELAKHAVSEGTKAVTKFTSS, encoded by the coding sequence ATGGCACCAAAAGCCGAGAAAAAGCCCGCCGAGAAGAAACCAGCAGCAGAAAAAACCCCCGCCGCAGAGAAAACTCCGAAGCCAAAGGCCGGCAAAAAACTGCCGAAGGACAGCGGTGCTGCAGCTGCCGGagacaagaagaagaagagagcgAAAAAGTCAGTTGAAACCTACAAGATCTACATCTTCAAGGTGCTGAAACAAGTACATCCTGATATAGGTATTTCAAGTAAAGCTATGGGAATAATGAACAGTTTCATCAACGATATTTTCGAGAAGCTTGCTCAGGAATCTTCTAGACTTGCTAGGTACAACAAGAAGCCAACTATTACTTCTCGGGAAATTCAGACTGCTGTGAGACTTGTACTTCCTGGTGAATTGGCTAAGCACGCTGTTTCTGAAGGCACTAAGGCTGTTACGAAATTCACTAGCTCTTGA
- the LOC104101695 gene encoding uncharacterized protein has product MALSSASSSLTNLSYIPFHYKNPRFPTTSVPYALLNLTSSSNDSSKRSLRITADSAPKARFIARRKESLSVKQLQRPLMEYMSLPASQYSVLDAERIERVDDSTFRCYVYRFKFFAFEVCPVLLVRVEEQPDGCCIKLLSCKLEGSPIVVAQNDKFDASMVNKISYDSGRRDSPVQQLTSDAVIEVNIEIPFAFRAIPVQAIESTGAQVLDQILRIMLPRFMAQLAKDYQAWASGDTSRQPLGTGQI; this is encoded by the exons ATGGCGCTGAGTTCAGCTTCTTCTTCACTAACAAATCTAAGCTACATTCCCTTCCATTACAAAAACCCTAGATTCCCTACAACCTCTGTTCCTTATGCATTATTGAACTTAACCTCTTCGTCTAACGATTCTTCAAAGCGTTCACTCCGCATTACAGCTGATTCTGCTCCCAAAGCTCGATTCATTGCCCGACGTAAAGAATCTCTTTCCGTTAAACAACTTCAACGTCCGCTAA TGGAGTATATGAGCTTGCCGGCGAGCCAGTACTCGGTGTTGGATGCGGAGAGGATTGAACGAGTGGATGATAGTACATTCAGGTGTTATGTATATAGGTTCAAGTTCTTTGCATTTGAAGTGTGCCCTGTTTTGTTGGTTAGAGTTGAGGAGCAGCCTGATGGATGTTGTATCAAGCTGTTGTCTTGCAAG CTTGAGGGATCTCCTATTGTGGTCGCCCAAAATGATAAATTTGATG CTTCTATGGTGAACAAAATATCGTATGATAGCGGGAGAAGAGACTCACCTGTGCAGCAACTCACTTCAGATGCTGTTATCGAG GTGAACATTGAAATTCCCTTTGCATTTCGAGCAATTCCAGTGCAGGCAATCGAGTCAACTGGTGCTCAGGTCCTAGATCAGATACTGAGGATCATGCTTCCTAGGTTTATGGCACAG CTAGCCAAGGACTATCAAGCTTGGGCGTCAGGTGACACTTCGAGGCAGCCTCTAGGAACTGGTCAGATTTGA